CGGAGTGGCGATTGGGATGGTCCTGACGGTTTCAGAGGTGAATCCCGATCTTGGAAGAGTGATCGGGACAGTGATTCTGTCGTCCGTTATTGTCTATGAAGGTGTCGGCCCGTTCCTGACACGTCTGGCGCTCTCCCGTGCTCATGAGATATATCTGAAGGAATAGCAGGTTCAGAAACTATTCGGGAATTGATCGCAGGAGTCAATCCAGTCCAGCCAGAAATCGAATCCTTTTTCCCGGACTAATTCTCTGACACGACGAAAACCCCCGCCATACACGGCATTTATATCATCCGCTATCCAGCCGGAGTAGAAATCCCGGTCCTCACTGTCAAGACGGTGAAGGGCTAAATACGCGGCATAATGACAGGAGCCTTCGGTAAGAGTATCACTCGCGGGGCTGTGAAGATTCTGAAATAAACGGGCATGCATCAATTCATGAGCGAGGGTGGTATAGGCTAGTGTACGAGGAAGACCATATAGTATTTCAATTTGTAATTGAACCAGTTCTCTGTTCTTATCTGACTCATGATATTCCGCATGAGTTATGCCGAAATTCATTTCAGCAATACCGCCGCCTTTCTTTTGCAGGTTGTCGCGATCGAGCAGGTTAACGATAATATCCTCGGTATTGACTATGATGTTGTCCCGAGCCAGGCTGTCGGCTACTTCGAGCATCAGGCGATAAGCCTCGGTGCGATCGGTAATGGAAGTACTAGCGCAAAGGTTGCATACATTGCGACCGTCGCTGTACTGAACTCCGCCGCCGGTCAGCTTATCGGAGATCAATCGACCACAGTAGTCACAGGCGATGGCATCATGCTGATGGCGGGCGTGATA
This is a stretch of genomic DNA from Candidatus Zixiibacteriota bacterium. It encodes these proteins:
- a CDS encoding protein DA1 translates to MKFLSIITRHRLVLSVAVLLVGVGTLIYGACDMICAGCGKPIIGDYIEVDGRVYHPEHFVCAYCGKPIGRDQFIKIDSLYYHSDCYLQNLAPRCVVCNKVIEGEYYEIDGKLYHALCYAEKIAPRCAVCGKPILDSLQRVDSLTYHYNCYWDSVVGTCAYCGGSIRDSFYTDYWGNRYHARHQHDAIACDYCGRLISDKLTGGGVQYSDGRNVCNLCASTSITDRTEAYRLMLEVADSLARDNIIVNTEDIIVNLLDRDNLQKKGGGIAEMNFGITHAEYHESDKNRELVQLQIEILYGLPRTLAYTTLAHELMHARLFQNLHSPASDTLTEGSCHYAAYLALHRLDSEDRDFYSGWIADDINAVYGGGFRRVRELVREKGFDFWLDWIDSCDQFPNSF